The proteins below are encoded in one region of Erinaceus europaeus chromosome 15, mEriEur2.1, whole genome shotgun sequence:
- the IER3IP1 gene encoding immediate early response 3-interacting protein 1, whose translation MAFTLYSLLQAALLCVNAIAVLHEERFLKNIGWGTDQGIGGFGEEPGIKSQLMNLIRSVRTVMRVPLIIVNSIAIVLLLLFG comes from the exons ATGGCTTTCACCCTGTACTCGCTGCTGCAGGCGGCCCTGCTGTGCGTGAACGCCATCGCCGTGCTGCACGAAGAGCGCTTTCTTAAGAACA TTGGCTGGGGAACAGACCAGGGAATTGGAGGATTCGGAGAGGAGCCAGGAATTAAATCTCAGCTAATGAACCTTATTCGATCTGTAAGAACTGTGATGAGAG tgcCATTGATAATAGTAAACTCTATTGCAAttgtattacttttattatttgggTGA